Part of the Sandaracinaceae bacterium genome is shown below.
GATCGGCTTGGGCAGGTCGTCGATGTAGCCCAGCGCCCAGAGCAGGACGCGGAGCGCCTCGAAGCGCCAGCTCAACGCCGTGCCCTGGGCCGTCTCCGCGGGGCCGCTCATGTACGCGCGCTCGACCGGGGTGTAGAGGCGCGTCGCGTCATAACGGGCCTCCATCTCCGCGACGTAGTCCGCCGGGTCGCGTGCGCCGCGGCTCGCCACCACGAAGAGCGCGACGGCGCGGTCGACGATCTCGTCCCGGGTGCGAAAGCGCAGCTCGGCTTCGCGCTCGACGACCGGGAGGTGCGCGATGTAGGGCACGCCCTCTTCATGGAGCCGCGCGAACGATCGGTGGCGGCGCTCCAGCTGCTCGACGCTCGGTTCGTCGGAGGCGACCCGTGGCGCCTCAACGGGAGCGGGCCTCGGCTCCTCCCGGCGAGAGTCGCCCACCGGGGTCTGCGCAGGCGAGCAAGACGTGATGAGCAAGAGCGCGAGCCAGCGTTTCATGAGCCGAGGATTCCACGTTGCGCGCAAGGGGGCACGGAGAGAGTGGCCTCGCTGGCACGGGGCGGCACGGTCCGGGGGCAGGTTCGCCGCGCCTGAGGGCTGGCACGCGGCATGTACGGGCGGAGGCGTGGTTCATCTCGTCTCGCTCACGCTCGCGCTCCTGGTCGCCGGGGGATGCACTTGCCGCTCACCCGCGAGCGGCGTGGACCGGGACGCGGGGGCGGCGGCGGCGGGGGACGGGGCGGCGCGCATGGGATGCCGGGACGCGCAGGTCGCCGTGGATGGGGCGGCGTTCGAGGTGGAGGAGACGCTCGGGGGGTGCGCGTCCGACGCGGACTGCGTCGCGGCGGCGTGGCTGGTGGAGTGCCCGGACGGGCAGTTCCGGCGCTGCGACTTCGCCTACGCGGACGCGCGGCGCGAGGAGGCGCTGGAGCGCATGGACGAGGAGACGGCGAGGATCTGCGCGGCGCTCGACGGGCCGTGCGTGGCCGACGACCTGGACTGCCCGAGGGCGCACGCGCGGTGCGTCGACGGCTGGTGTCGGCCCGAGTGAGGCGCGACTCGGCGCCGGTAGGCGACGGCTCGCCGTGACTTCGTGGGCACGCGGCCGAGATCGCTTGCTGGAGGACGCGGTGGGGCGCACGACCGATCATGCGCGCGCGAGCCATGGCCGCCGTCGGTTGGATGGTCGCGGGCGGAGCGGGGCTCTTGCTCTGCCCGCCGCTGTGGGCGTGGCTCACCGCGCAGCCGACGAGCTCCTGCTACGGGCTGGGCGACGGCGTCTCGAGCGCGCGCCTGGTGCTCTTCCCGCTCGAGATGCTCGCGAGGGACGCGTCGAGCTGGCCGTGCGTGGTGCCCGCGCTCGCGCCGCCGCTCGCGGGGCTCGGGCTCGTGCTCCGCCGCCCGCGGGGTTGGGGCTGGCTGGTGGTGGCGGGCGGCTGGCTCGGCTACGCCGTGATGGCCGTGCTGCTGGCGGGGGTCGGGTGCTGAGCGTCGCGTGCGCGCCGTGAACGCCGACGAACGACGAGCGCTGCGCGATGGACCGTCGGACCGGCTCGGCGCGACCCATCTGCGACTGGGGCGCATGCAGCTGGGTCCAGGAGGGCTCGGCCGCCGCGGTGGAGTCGGCGCGCCCGCCGGAGCGGCGGCGGCCGAGCCAGGTGAGCGCACGGGTCGTGATCCACGCGATCAGAGATCGTGCGTCAGCTCGCGATCCGAACCGGCTGCGTCTTGTCTTCGAGGCCCTCGACCAGGTCCGCGCGGGAGCCGTCCGCCTTCGTGACACCGACGAGGACGCCGTCCTCCTCGAGGACCTCCTCGTACGCCTTGACCTCGTGCTCGGGGATCCCGAGCCCGACGAGGCCGCCGGTGAGGCCGCCCGCCGCGGCGCCTGCGCCGAGGCCAGCCAGCGCGGTCATGATGGGTCCGGCCGCGAGGAAACCGACGCCCGGGATCGCCACCCCGGCGACCGCCGCAGCGGTCGCGCCGATCGCGCCGAGCGCGCCGCCGACCGCGCCGCCGATGCCTGCGCCCTCCGTGGCCTTGGTGTTCTCGTCGAGGTCGAAGTGCGCGCCATGGGCTCGGTCGCTCATCAGCAGGCCGATGTCGTCCCGAGGGACGCCGTTCGCGACCAGATGGTCGACGGCCAGCGAGGCCTCGGCGGGGGTGCGGTACGCGATGACGTGAATGTCGCTCATGGGGGCTCCTTCTTCGGAAATCCGAGGTTGTGGGAGCCACGTGAACACGCAGAGGTCGTGCCAGCCGAGCGCCACCGCGCCCGGACTCGTGACTCGCGCGGCGAGCCGCCTCGACCGTGGCGAGAGGTCACGAGACGAGCCTCGCGCTCCGCCCGCGCGCCGACCGTGAGCCGCGGCGCACCAGTCTCATGACGGCGGCATGACGGCGCTTCCTCGAGCGACCGCGACCGACTCGACGAAGCGGCCCGCGTGAAGCGGACCGAGCGTCGTCGCGGATGCTACGAGCCTCGGACGGCCGCTGGCGCTGCCGACCGGCTGGCAGCAGCAGAGCAGGGTTCGTGGTCGGACGTGTTGCGCTACGCTGTCCGCGTGCGCTCCCTCCTCGTGCCGTGCTGCGTCGCGCTCGTCTCGTTCACCGCCTGCGGCTGCGGCGGTGGGGACGCGTCGATGGATGCAGCCGTGGATGCGGGGCCGTGTGTGCCCACCACCTGCGAGGCCGCGGCCGCAGAGTGCGGCTCGCTCGACGACGGGTGCGGGGGCGTGCTCGCGTGCGGCGACTGCGCGCTCGGCGAGGCGTGTGGGTTCGCGCAGCCCCATCGATGCGGCGGCGAGTGTTCCTCGGACGCCGACTGCGACCGGGGCGAGGTGTGCGATCTCGGTGGCGCTCGGTGCACCACGGGGTGCCGGACCGGGCCGTTCCTCGCGGTGGACCTGCCGCATCACCCCGTGACGGTCGAGATCACCCTCGACGGCGAACCGCTGCCTGCGACGGTCGAGGGAGCGACGCCGGCTCTGCGAATCGTCCCGACGGCGACGGCTGGAGATCGAAGCTCGGGGTACGAGCTGCATCCGTACGAGCGCGCCGACGGCTCCACGACGCGCCGCGAGCGCCTCGAGATCAACCTCCCGCCGGGTGACTACGAGGTCTGGTACTTCCTGGTCAGCGGGGATCCGGCCGCTCCCTTTCCGTGGGCCGAACACACCCGGTTGACCGAACTTCGAGTCGAGCCCGACGACGCGATCGTGACCCTCGACATCCCGGTAGCGCACGTCACGCTCCGGCCCCGGCTGTCTTCGGCGCCACTACCGGAGGCCGGCGCCGGCGGGTCGAACCCGCCGCGACTGCATATCGGCCACTCGACGTTCGTCTCCCTCTACGACGAGGCCGGGTCTCCGCGCCCGGCGATCACGGTGCCCGTGGTGGCGGGCGCTCCCTTCACGGTGCGCTACTACGGAAGCGTCGACGACGCCTTCGCGGACTTCCCGAGGAACACATTCTCCCCACTGCACGAATCGGTCGCGGTCGAAGGCAGCGTCATCGATCTCGACATCGACGCGGTGCGCGTCGCGCTGGAGTTGCGCTTCGACGGGTCGCCAGCCGAACCGGGGACGCATCACCTCCACCTCTCGCGCGACGGCGAGCGGGGCATGCTCGTGGAGCTCACCGACCCCGCCTCGACGGAGGTCACGCTGCGCCCCGGCACCTACGGGCTGGACTACCGCGGGTTCGGCGGCGGCATCCGCGGCCAGGAGCTGGTGGCGACGACGGATGGCCGGCAGGTTCTGGACTTCCCGACGACGCTGGCCACGTTCCGGGTGACCACGGGCGACGGGCCGCACCCGAGCTGCCCGGGCTCCGCGTTCATCTGGGTCGGCGGCACCCGCATCGACCTGGGTCCGAGCGATGAGGAGACGTTGGTCACCGCGCGCGTCCTCGAGGGTGAGCACGTGCCCCGCTTCGAACCGGGTGTCCCCTGCGACGAAGGAGAGAGCGGCTGGCCGATGGACGCT
Proteins encoded:
- a CDS encoding DUF4272 domain-containing protein, whose amino-acid sequence is MKRWLALLLITSCSPAQTPVGDSRREEPRPAPVEAPRVASDEPSVEQLERRHRSFARLHEEGVPYIAHLPVVEREAELRFRTRDEIVDRAVALFVVASRGARDPADYVAEMEARYDATRLYTPVERAYMSGPAETAQGTALSWRFEALRVLLWALGYIDDLPKPIAPMDGVEIARVVRPRTVEDLREGAQLRSRAAILDAADLIYRYAWACVDARIQGRPAPAGLDTDVVIEWHHAINWLIALDDAEWDYVRTDT
- a CDS encoding DUF3341 domain-containing protein, whose translation is MSDIHVIAYRTPAEASLAVDHLVANGVPRDDIGLLMSDRAHGAHFDLDENTKATEGAGIGGAVGGALGAIGATAAAVAGVAIPGVGFLAAGPIMTALAGLGAGAAAGGLTGGLVGLGIPEHEVKAYEEVLEEDGVLVGVTKADGSRADLVEGLEDKTQPVRIAS